The following proteins are encoded in a genomic region of Corylus avellana chromosome ca4, CavTom2PMs-1.0:
- the LOC132177073 gene encoding protein NSP-INTERACTING KINASE 1-like isoform X2, whose protein sequence is MEKRVGALLCCLAFLCLWAPATGLLSAKGINYEVIALMEIKQSLNDPREVLQNWDDTAVDPCSWTMVTCSPDGLVIGLGTPSQDLSGTLSPSISNLTNLQIILLQNNNISGPIPSELGRLQKLKTLDLSNNFFSGQLPNTLVHLKGLQYLRLNNNNLSGAIPLALANMTQLAFLDLSYNNLSGPVPRSHSKTFNVAGNPLICAAGTENDGCVTPSPPPSYTSNISQKHHEELCLGNLKKFQFKELQIATNNFSSKNMIGKGGFGNVYKGYLQDGTTVAVKRLKDGNATGGEIQFQTEVEMISLAVHRNLLRLYGFCMTATERLLVYPYMSNGSVASRLKAKPALDWGTRKRIALGAARGLLYLHEQCDPKIIHRDVKAANILLDDYCEAVVGDFGLAKLLDHQDSHVTTAVRGTVGHIAPEYLSTGQSSEKTDVFGFGILLLELISGQRALEFGKASNQKGAMLDWVKEIHQERKLDILVDKDLTNNYDRIELEEMVRVALLCTQYLPSRRPKMSEVVRMLEGDGLAEKWEASHKAESTRGRANEFSSSERYSDLTDDSSLLVQAMELSGPR, encoded by the exons ATGGAAAAGAGAGTGGGTGCTCTTTTGTGCTGTTTGGCTTTCTTATGCTTATGGGCGCCCGCAACTGGTTTGCTTTCTGCTAAAGGCATCAACTATGAAG TGATAGCTTTGATGGAAATAAAACAGTCTCTGAACGATCCTCGTGAAGTTCTTCAGAATTGGGATGACACTGCTGTGGATCCATGTAGCTGGACTATGGTCACTTGTTCTCCTGATGGTTTGGTCATTGGGCT AGGAACTCCAAGCCAGGACTTGTCTGGAACTCTGTCACCAAGCATCAGCAACTTGACAAATCTACAGATTAT ACTCCTGCAAAATAACAATATATCTGGACCAATCCCCTCTGAGCTTGGGAGACTCCAAAAGCTTAAAACACTTGATCTTTCTAATAACTTCTTTTCCGGTCAACTTCCCAATACTCTTGTCCACCTGAAAGGCCTCCAATACCT GCGGCTAAACAACAATAATCTCTCTGGAGCAATTCCTCTAGCTTTGGCAAACATGACCCAGCTTGCTTTTCT GGATCTGTCTTATAACAATTTGAGTGGTCCTGTACCCAGGTCGCATAGTAAGACATTCAA TGTTGCTGGAAACCCTTTGATATGTGCCGCCGGAACAGAGAACGATGGCTGCGTGACACCATCGCCGCCACCTTCTTATACCTCGAATATTTCACAAA AACACCATGAAGAACTTTGCCTAGGAAACTTGAAGAAATTTCAGTTTAAAGAATTACAAATTGCTACAAACAACTTCAGCAGCAAGAACATGATCGGCAAGGGTGGTTTCGGCAATGTGTACAAAGGCTATCTTCAAGATGGTACAACAGTAGCTGTGAAAAGGCTCAAAGACGGAAATGCCACTGGGGGTGAGATCCAATTTCAAACTGAAGTTGAGATGATCAGCCTAGCAGTGCACCGGAATCTCCTCCGCCTCTACGGGTTTTGTATGACAGCCACAGAGAGGCTTTTGGTTTACCCATACATGTCAAATGGGAGTGTTGCTTCCCGTCTCAAAG CAAAACCAGCTCTGGATTGGGGTACAAGGAAAAGAATTGCCTTGGGAGCTGCAAGGGGTTTGTTATACTTGCACGAACAGTGTGATCCCAAGATAATTCACAGAGATGTGAAAGCTGCAAATATATTGCTTGATGACTACTGCGAGGCTGTGGTAGGAGATTTTGGACTGGCAAAGCTGTTGGATCACCAAGATTCACACGTGACAACAGCTGTGAGAGGAACTGTGGGGCACATAGCTCCAGAGTATCTCTCAACAGGCCAATCTTCTGAGAAAACAGATGTTTTTGGGTTTGGGATCCTTCTGCTTGAATTAATATCTGGTCAAAGAGCTTTAGAGTTTGGCAAAGCGTCAAACCAGAAAGGAGCCATGCTTGACTGG GTGAAGGAAATTCATCAGGAAAGAAAGCTTGATATACTGGTTGACAAGGACCTGACAAACAACTATGATCGAATAGAGCTTGAAGAAATGGTTCGAGTGGCTTTGTTGTGCACCCAGTACCTTCCAAGTCGTAGACCAAAGATGTCTGAAGTGGTCCGGATGCTGGAAGGAGATGGGCTTGCAGAGAAGTGGGAAGCTTCTCATAAAGCTGAATCAACCAGAGGCAGAGCCAATGAATTCTCCTCTTCGGAGAGATACTCAGATCTTACTGATGACTCTTCCTTGCTTGTCCAAGCAATGGAGCTCTCTGGACCCAGGTGA
- the LOC132178570 gene encoding F-box/FBD/LRR-repeat protein At1g13570: MGDFSSLDLISDLPQSIIESILTRLPIRDAVRTSVLSSKWRYRWATLTHLVFDEECVTVCNDRALIEHKFINFITRALFLHQGPIHKFQLCTSDLQSCPDIDQWILFLSRKDIKELVLELGESEWIRIPSCLFNCKKLTRLELVRCELDPPPTFKGFLYLKTLNLYQVFGISDAIESLISSCPLLENLSLSYSDSSTLNIRAPNLKYLCLEGEFKDICLENTPLLVSMSAAMYMTEDIAEHMEQSSVCNFIKLLGGVPHLERLIGRIYFTKFLSIGGDPERLAITYSHLKIIELCQVSFEDMKEMLVVLRLITNAQNLKELRISGGSATSNTLAAIEATDLDFWEKEFLSHCLFERLKVVKMTEMSGVRHEMEFIKFLLENSPVLEIMSIMPCPFVTDGRLNMLIELVRFRRASARAEILFMQG, encoded by the exons ATGGGTGATTTTTCAAGTCTGGATTTGATCAGCGATCTGCCTCAAAGCATTATAGAGAGCATTCTCACACGGCTACCAATAAGAGATGCGGTAAGAACAAGTGTTTTATCAAGCAAATGGAGGTATAGATGGGCTACACTCACTCATCTTGTATTTGATGAAGAATGTGTAACTGTATGCAATGACCGAGCTCTTATTGAGCACaagtttattaattttattactCGGGCTCTATTTCTCCACCAAGGACCAATCCACAAGTTCCAGCTTTGCACTTCAGACTTGCAGAGCTGTCCTGATATAGATCAATGGATACTTTTCCTTTCAAGGAAAGATATAAAAGAATTGGTTCTTGAATTGGGAGAAAGCGAGTGGATTCGGATACCTTCATGtctttttaattgtaaaaaacTAACTCGTTTGGAGCTGGTTCGTTGTGAACTGGATCCGCCTCCTACTTTTAAGGGCTTCTTGTATTTGAAGACCCTTAATCTTTACCAAGTTTTTGGCATCTCGGATGCAATTGAAAGTCTTATTTCTAGTTGCCCTCTTCTTGAGAATCTATCGCTGTCATACTCTGATAGTTCAACTCTTAATATTCGTGCCCCAAATCTCAAATACTTGTGCCTTGAAGGTGAATTCAAAGACATATGTCTTGAAAATACTCCTCTTCTTGTTTCAATGTCTGCTGCTATGTATATGACTGAGGACATTGCCGAACACATGGAGCAAAGTTCAGTTTGCAATTTTATCAAGCTTCTTGGTGGTGTACCTCATCTTGAGAGGCTCATTGGGCGTATTTACTTCACAAAG TTCTTGAGTATAGGTGGTGACCCAGAAAGACTTGCAATTACATATAGCCATTTGAAGATTATCGAATTATGTCAGGTAAGCTTTGAAGATATGAAAGAGATGCTTGTTGTTCTTCGCTTGATTACGAATGCGCAGAACTTGAAGGAACTTCGAATCTCG GGTGGTTCTGCAACCTCAAACACGCTTGCTGCTATAGAAGCCACTGATTTGGATTTTTGGGAGAAAGAATTCCTTTCGCATTGCTTGTTTGAGAGACTTAAAGTTGTGAAGATGACAGAGATGTCTGGTGTACGACATGAGATGGAATTCATCAAGTTTTTGCTTGAAAATTCTCCAGTGCTCGAGATAATGAGTATCATGCCTTGTCCATTTGTTACGGATGGAAGATTGAATATGTTGATTGAGTTGGTGAGGTTTCGAAGGGCTTCTGCTCGAGCAGAAATTTTATTCATGCAAGGATAA
- the LOC132177073 gene encoding protein NSP-INTERACTING KINASE 1-like isoform X1, whose translation MEKRVGALLCCLAFLCLWAPATGLLSAKGINYEVIALMEIKQSLNDPREVLQNWDDTAVDPCSWTMVTCSPDGLVIGLGTPSQDLSGTLSPSISNLTNLQIILLQNNNISGPIPSELGRLQKLKTLDLSNNFFSGQLPNTLVHLKGLQYLRLNNNNLSGAIPLALANMTQLAFLDLSYNNLSGPVPRSHSKTFNVAGNPLICAAGTENDGCVTPSPPPSYTSNISQNSRPSGKSKSQKIALAFGSSLGCICLLILGFGFLLWWRQRRNQQIFFDVYEHHEELCLGNLKKFQFKELQIATNNFSSKNMIGKGGFGNVYKGYLQDGTTVAVKRLKDGNATGGEIQFQTEVEMISLAVHRNLLRLYGFCMTATERLLVYPYMSNGSVASRLKAKPALDWGTRKRIALGAARGLLYLHEQCDPKIIHRDVKAANILLDDYCEAVVGDFGLAKLLDHQDSHVTTAVRGTVGHIAPEYLSTGQSSEKTDVFGFGILLLELISGQRALEFGKASNQKGAMLDWVKEIHQERKLDILVDKDLTNNYDRIELEEMVRVALLCTQYLPSRRPKMSEVVRMLEGDGLAEKWEASHKAESTRGRANEFSSSERYSDLTDDSSLLVQAMELSGPR comes from the exons ATGGAAAAGAGAGTGGGTGCTCTTTTGTGCTGTTTGGCTTTCTTATGCTTATGGGCGCCCGCAACTGGTTTGCTTTCTGCTAAAGGCATCAACTATGAAG TGATAGCTTTGATGGAAATAAAACAGTCTCTGAACGATCCTCGTGAAGTTCTTCAGAATTGGGATGACACTGCTGTGGATCCATGTAGCTGGACTATGGTCACTTGTTCTCCTGATGGTTTGGTCATTGGGCT AGGAACTCCAAGCCAGGACTTGTCTGGAACTCTGTCACCAAGCATCAGCAACTTGACAAATCTACAGATTAT ACTCCTGCAAAATAACAATATATCTGGACCAATCCCCTCTGAGCTTGGGAGACTCCAAAAGCTTAAAACACTTGATCTTTCTAATAACTTCTTTTCCGGTCAACTTCCCAATACTCTTGTCCACCTGAAAGGCCTCCAATACCT GCGGCTAAACAACAATAATCTCTCTGGAGCAATTCCTCTAGCTTTGGCAAACATGACCCAGCTTGCTTTTCT GGATCTGTCTTATAACAATTTGAGTGGTCCTGTACCCAGGTCGCATAGTAAGACATTCAA TGTTGCTGGAAACCCTTTGATATGTGCCGCCGGAACAGAGAACGATGGCTGCGTGACACCATCGCCGCCACCTTCTTATACCTCGAATATTTCACAAA ACTCTCGACCTTCTGGAAAAAGTAAAAGCCAGAAAATTGCCTTAGCCTTTGGCTCAAGCCTAGGGTGTATCTGCCTGTTAATTCTTGGGTTTGGTTTCCTTCTTTGGTGGAGGCAACGACGCAACCAGCAAATATTCTTTGATGTTTATG AACACCATGAAGAACTTTGCCTAGGAAACTTGAAGAAATTTCAGTTTAAAGAATTACAAATTGCTACAAACAACTTCAGCAGCAAGAACATGATCGGCAAGGGTGGTTTCGGCAATGTGTACAAAGGCTATCTTCAAGATGGTACAACAGTAGCTGTGAAAAGGCTCAAAGACGGAAATGCCACTGGGGGTGAGATCCAATTTCAAACTGAAGTTGAGATGATCAGCCTAGCAGTGCACCGGAATCTCCTCCGCCTCTACGGGTTTTGTATGACAGCCACAGAGAGGCTTTTGGTTTACCCATACATGTCAAATGGGAGTGTTGCTTCCCGTCTCAAAG CAAAACCAGCTCTGGATTGGGGTACAAGGAAAAGAATTGCCTTGGGAGCTGCAAGGGGTTTGTTATACTTGCACGAACAGTGTGATCCCAAGATAATTCACAGAGATGTGAAAGCTGCAAATATATTGCTTGATGACTACTGCGAGGCTGTGGTAGGAGATTTTGGACTGGCAAAGCTGTTGGATCACCAAGATTCACACGTGACAACAGCTGTGAGAGGAACTGTGGGGCACATAGCTCCAGAGTATCTCTCAACAGGCCAATCTTCTGAGAAAACAGATGTTTTTGGGTTTGGGATCCTTCTGCTTGAATTAATATCTGGTCAAAGAGCTTTAGAGTTTGGCAAAGCGTCAAACCAGAAAGGAGCCATGCTTGACTGG GTGAAGGAAATTCATCAGGAAAGAAAGCTTGATATACTGGTTGACAAGGACCTGACAAACAACTATGATCGAATAGAGCTTGAAGAAATGGTTCGAGTGGCTTTGTTGTGCACCCAGTACCTTCCAAGTCGTAGACCAAAGATGTCTGAAGTGGTCCGGATGCTGGAAGGAGATGGGCTTGCAGAGAAGTGGGAAGCTTCTCATAAAGCTGAATCAACCAGAGGCAGAGCCAATGAATTCTCCTCTTCGGAGAGATACTCAGATCTTACTGATGACTCTTCCTTGCTTGTCCAAGCAATGGAGCTCTCTGGACCCAGGTGA
- the LOC132177072 gene encoding inorganic pyrophosphatase TTM2: MVQDTSITDSHQRRPVLLKDQVRLVKRKDCDRYEITSIQDPLSFEKGFFIVIRAFQLLAQKNEGIILVGVAGPSGAGKTVFTEKILSFMPSVAVISMDNYNDASRVVDGNFDDPRLTDFDTLLQNIHDLKAGKEVQVPIYDFKSSSRTGYRTLKVPSSRIVIIEGIYALSERLRPLLDLRVSVTGGVHFDLVKRVLRDIQRAGQEPEEIIQQISETVYPMYKAFIEPDLQTAHIKITNKFNPFTGFQTPTYILKSARKVTVDQVKAVFTENHTDSMEQTYDIYLLPPGEDPESCQSYLRMRNKDGKYSLMFEELMTDNPFLISPRITFEVSVRLLGGLMALGYTIAAILKRTSHVFSDGKVIVKIDWLEQLKRQYVQVQGKDRLDVKFVAEQLRLEGSYVPRTYIEQIQLEKLVNEVMALPEDLKTKLSLDEDLVSSPKDALSRASADRIAMRNKHLKRGVSLSYSNQRDKNLARLTGYTANSRRYDDRNLESSAALASEGVITRLSEQISSLNDRMDEFTNHIEELNFKLTIKKISPSQQNMSIQADPSNGSAPTSQFISSLGNGSLIGSMMPNSSSSSQLAKESPLMEEISGIARGQRQIMHQLDSLSNLLRESSSSGERSRQVRSNRKSIIMAKVEPIAVPIMFSLAIGGLGIFLIKGFLTRS; encoded by the exons ATGGTTCAAGATACTTCTATCACCGATTCACATCAGAGACGGCCGGTTCTGTTAAAAGATCAAGTGCGATTGGTTAAGAGAAAGGACTGCGATCGATATGAGATTACTTCAATTCAAGACCCTTTGTCATTTGAGAAGGGTTTCTTTATAGTAATCCGTGCATTCCAATTGTTAGCCCAAAAGAATGAGGGAATAATATTGGTAGGCGTGGCAGGTCCTTCTGGGGCTGGAAAGACGGTGTTTACAGAAAAGATACTCAGTTTTATGCCAAGTGTTGCTGTTATTTCAATGGACAATTACAATGATGCTAGTCGAGTTGTTGATGGCAACTTTGATG ATCCACGCTTGACAGACTTTGACACCTTGCTTCAGAATATCCATGATTTAAAAGCAGGGAAGGAGGTCCAGGTTCCAATTTATGATTTCAAGTCTAGTTCCCGCACAGGATACAG GACCCTCAAAGTGCCAAGCTCCCGTATTGTCATCATTGAGGGCATCTATGCTTTGAGTGAAAGGTTGAGACCTCTACTGGACCTTCGTGTGTCTGTAACAGGTGGAGTTCACTTTGACCTTGTCAAACGGGTTTTACGAGATATACAACGTGCTGGACAAGAACCAGAAGAAATAATCCAGCAAATATCGGAAACg GTATATCCAATGTACAAGGCCTTTATTGAGCCAGATCTCCAAACAGCACATATAAAAATCACCAACAAGTTCAATCCATTTACTGGATTTCAGACTCCTACTTATATATTAAAG TCAGCAAGGAAGGTGACGGTGGACCAAGTCAAGGCTGTTTTCACTGAAAATCATACAGATTCAATGGAGCAGACTTATGATATATACCTTCTGCCACCTGGTGAAGATCCAGAATCTTGCCAATCATATTTAAGGATGCGGAATAAAGATGGAAAATACAGTCTCATGTTTGAG GAATTGATGACAGATAATCCATTTCTCATATCACCAAGAATAACTTTTGAGGTTAGCGTGCGTCTACTTGGTGGACTAATGGCCTTGGGATACACGATAGCAGCTATCCTTAAAAGAACCAGCCATGTATTCTCTGATGGGAAGGTCATTGTAAAAATCGATTGGCTAGAGCAACTAAAACGTCAGTATGTTCAG GTGCAAGGAAAGGACCGGTTAGATGTAAAATTTGTTGCTGAGCAGCTGAGATTGGAAGGTTCATATGTTCCTCGTACATATATTGAACAAATTCAATTGGAAAAGCTTGTAAATGAGGTCATG GCCCTGCCAGAAGATTTAAAGACGAAGCTCAGCCTAGATGAGGATCTGGTTTCAAGTCCCAAAGACGCACTTTCTAGAGCCTCTGCAGATAGAATCGCCATGAGAAATAAGCATCTTAAGAG AGGTGTGTCACTTTCATATTCAAACCAGAGGGACAAGAATCTGGCCAGACTTACTGGATATACTGCCAACAGTAGAAGGTATGATGACCGAAACTTGGAGTCCTCTGCAGCACTGGCGAGCGAG ggAGTCATTACTCGGCTTTCGGAACAAATTTCTTCATTGAATGATAGAATGGATGAATTTACAAATCATATTGAAGAGCTCAATTTCAAGTTAACCATCAAGAAAATTTCTCCTAGCCAACAAAATATGTCTATTCAAGCTGACCCCAGCAATGGCTCTGCTCCCACTTCGCAGTTCATCTCTAGTTTAGGCAATGGTTCGTTGATTGGATCCATGATGCCTAATTCGTCATCTTCCTCCCAGCTGGCTAAGGAGTCTCCTTTGATGGAAGAG ATATCAGGTATTGCTCGGGGACAACGTCAAATCATGCATCAGTTGGACAGCCTTAGCAATCTTCTCCGTGAGAGTTCGAGTTCGGGAGAGAGGTCTCGCCAAGTAAGAAGTAACAGGAAAAGCATTATTATGGCCAAGGTTGAACCCATTGCCGTCCCCATAATGTTTTCATTAGCAATTGGTGGTTTAGGAATCTTCTTGATTAAGGGGTTCTTAACTCGAAGTTGA